A window of the Candidatus Nitrosotalea okcheonensis genome harbors these coding sequences:
- a CDS encoding methionine synthase, translating to MNIPRVSSALKAVDLAQNPPPLIIGERLNAQGSKKAKECVLNDNFEELVKLARDQVEDGAHCLDVCVATTERSDELEFMKKLVKLLSLEIDAPLVIDSTEPKVIAAALEQIPGKPIINSINLEGDGSRFHLLAPLMVKYGVPAVAMCIGPKGMAKTSKEKLETAELLVATGKKYGLTEEHFIFDVLTFTLATGETEFLDAGKNTLEGIHLVKERFPNSFTTLGLSNVSFGLAPRARKTLNAVFLYHAVKYGLDTVIINPKDVIPYTAIDEKEKKLAEDLIFNKHQNALADFITYFENTKETVQTSGKKIDVDPTWSAGKRANFRIVNRLRDGIENDVVSAIAEKITTELNLVEKDGKLEIGAPRGLTHKAAIMTLNEDLLPAMKEVGDKFGSGELILPFVLKSAECMKASVVELEKYLLKEEGSSKGRLVLGTVYGDVHDIGKNLVKTIFENNGYAVYDLGKQVPLQKFLEKIEEVNADAIGLSALLVSTSKQMQYFVEHARKNNMKIPVLCGGAAINTNYINRVAKEGGIYMPGVFYCKTMFDGLKIMDTLVSPEKQKFVQDWQEKIEKWKEPTFEKTEASEFVHSEIVPVTPPVCTQLNHVIRLESRDIDLNEVWKYLNKKSLFVLSWGVRGQSAKDSEQEHEMLFQEWKKKILDEKLFEPSAVYGYFICHNKDGKMVVDHPNGEKLLFDFPRSSKSKHLCLTDYFGKDDVVAFQAVTVGTKVSDLIEKWNKEDRYTDAYYLHGIAVETAEAMAEWINHKIREDLKIGEKRGLRYSWGYPSCPDVSQHHIVWKLLEPQKSGMTLTEAGQIIPEQSTAAIVVHHPEAEYFVL from the coding sequence TTGAATATTCCACGAGTAAGTTCCGCATTAAAGGCAGTTGATCTGGCACAAAATCCACCGCCACTGATAATTGGAGAGAGGCTAAATGCTCAAGGATCTAAAAAGGCAAAGGAATGCGTCCTAAATGACAACTTTGAAGAATTGGTAAAACTTGCGCGAGACCAGGTTGAAGATGGGGCACATTGTCTTGATGTTTGTGTTGCAACAACAGAACGCTCCGATGAGTTAGAGTTTATGAAAAAACTTGTAAAACTATTAAGCCTAGAAATTGACGCACCGCTAGTAATTGATTCTACTGAACCTAAAGTGATTGCTGCTGCACTGGAACAAATTCCTGGAAAACCAATCATAAATTCGATAAACCTGGAGGGTGATGGAAGCAGATTTCACTTGCTTGCCCCTTTGATGGTAAAATATGGAGTTCCGGCAGTTGCCATGTGCATTGGACCCAAAGGAATGGCAAAGACTTCGAAAGAAAAACTAGAAACTGCAGAACTCTTGGTTGCAACTGGTAAGAAATATGGTTTGACGGAAGAGCATTTTATTTTTGATGTACTCACATTTACCTTGGCTACTGGAGAGACTGAATTTTTAGATGCGGGGAAAAATACGTTGGAAGGAATCCATCTTGTTAAGGAAAGATTTCCAAATTCGTTTACAACTCTTGGACTGAGTAATGTCAGTTTTGGTCTTGCTCCACGTGCAAGAAAGACTCTCAATGCTGTATTTTTGTATCATGCCGTAAAATATGGATTAGACACAGTTATCATCAATCCGAAAGATGTCATACCTTACACCGCGATTGATGAGAAGGAAAAAAAACTTGCAGAGGATCTAATATTTAACAAGCATCAAAATGCACTTGCAGATTTTATCACATACTTTGAAAATACAAAAGAAACAGTCCAGACATCTGGTAAAAAAATAGACGTGGATCCAACTTGGTCTGCAGGAAAGAGGGCAAACTTTAGAATTGTAAATAGACTTCGTGATGGAATAGAAAATGATGTAGTAAGTGCAATCGCAGAAAAAATTACTACCGAACTTAATCTGGTAGAAAAAGATGGTAAACTCGAAATTGGTGCCCCTAGGGGCTTGACCCACAAGGCTGCCATTATGACACTAAATGAAGATCTCTTGCCTGCAATGAAGGAAGTTGGTGACAAGTTTGGCTCAGGGGAACTAATCCTACCGTTTGTGCTAAAGTCTGCAGAATGTATGAAGGCATCTGTTGTAGAGCTTGAAAAATATCTGTTAAAGGAGGAGGGATCAAGCAAAGGAAGGCTAGTTCTTGGAACAGTCTATGGCGATGTACATGATATTGGAAAAAATCTTGTTAAAACCATCTTTGAAAACAATGGATATGCTGTATACGATCTTGGAAAGCAGGTACCACTGCAAAAATTTCTTGAAAAAATTGAAGAGGTAAACGCTGATGCCATAGGGCTTTCGGCACTGTTGGTATCTACATCAAAACAGATGCAGTATTTTGTGGAACATGCAAGAAAGAATAATATGAAAATTCCTGTTCTCTGTGGAGGTGCTGCAATCAACACCAATTACATAAATCGTGTCGCAAAAGAGGGAGGGATTTACATGCCTGGTGTATTTTACTGCAAGACTATGTTTGACGGACTAAAAATTATGGATACTCTAGTTTCACCAGAAAAACAAAAATTTGTGCAAGACTGGCAAGAAAAAATTGAGAAATGGAAAGAGCCTACTTTCGAAAAAACTGAGGCATCTGAGTTTGTTCATAGTGAAATTGTTCCTGTAACGCCACCTGTATGTACACAACTAAATCATGTCATACGATTGGAATCAAGAGATATTGACCTCAACGAAGTCTGGAAATATCTGAACAAAAAATCCTTGTTTGTATTATCTTGGGGAGTTAGAGGACAATCTGCCAAAGACTCTGAGCAAGAGCATGAAATGTTGTTCCAAGAATGGAAAAAGAAGATACTTGACGAGAAACTATTCGAACCAAGCGCAGTATATGGATACTTTATCTGCCACAACAAAGATGGAAAGATGGTTGTAGACCATCCAAACGGAGAAAAATTACTATTTGATTTTCCACGTTCTTCCAAATCAAAGCATCTCTGTCTTACTGACTATTTTGGCAAAGACGATGTAGTTGCATTTCAGGCAGTTACTGTGGGAACAAAGGTATCTGACTTGATAGAGAAATGGAACAAAGAAGATCGATATACTGATGCCTACTATCTTCATGGAATTGCAGTGGAGACAGCAGAAGCAATGGCAGAGTGGATAAACCACAAAATTAGAGAGGATCTCAAGATTGGGGAAAAGCGAGGACTACGTTACAGTTGGGGATATCCAAGCTGTCCTGATGTATCACAACATCATATTGTATGGAAACTTTTGGAACCACAAAAATCTGGCATGACTCTTACAGAAGCAGGCCAAATAATTCCTGAACAATCAACTGCGGCTATTGTAGTACATCACCCTGAAGCAGAGTACTTTGTTCTCTAG
- a CDS encoding 50S ribosomal protein L39e yields the protein MAARKSTPRKNRLMKKIKQNSSVPAWIIVRTKRRVRTNPKKRQWRRTDVSVG from the coding sequence ATGGCTGCCCGCAAGTCAACTCCAAGAAAGAACAGGTTGATGAAGAAGATAAAACAGAATTCGTCTGTACCAGCTTGGATAATTGTTAGGACAAAACGAAGAGTGAGAACTAATCCTAAGAAGAGACAGTGGCGCAGAACTGATGTGAGTGTAGGATAA
- a CDS encoding aspartate ammonia-lyase, which translates to MKFRTDSDSLGKVEIPVEAYYGAFTARAIKHYHVSGQKSHPYLIMAFVMIKRSAAIANMKVKALDTKRGNAIIKACDQVLSGKYLDQFVVEAINSGAGTAFNMNTNEVIANIALEVIGEQKGDYKVIHPNDHVNMSQSSNDTFPTAMHVAILFNVNQVIPAIDELVKTLTKKAKEFSSYQKIGRTHLMDALPVTLGSEFAAYATAIAKARDAIFESKKDLEHVALGGTAVGSGANTPKGYRLFAIAELGKISKLPLKPEQDMQFGLESRFAIARVSSTLRNLALELGRISNDIRLMASGPVAGLSEIGIPAVHAGSSIMPGKVNPSLAECMNMVCFDIIGKDSTVALAAQAGQFELNVMLPVMLKSVLDSMDMLRNFVPIFSRNLIDGLTANKTKLSQYIENSPVIVTLLTPKIGYQVSADLFKESLKTGKTIRQLVISKGLLTEKEVKALLR; encoded by the coding sequence GTGAAGTTTAGAACTGATTCTGATTCTTTGGGCAAGGTGGAAATTCCAGTAGAAGCATATTATGGAGCATTTACAGCAAGAGCAATAAAACATTACCATGTAAGTGGACAGAAATCCCATCCATATCTTATCATGGCATTTGTCATGATCAAGAGATCGGCAGCAATTGCAAACATGAAAGTAAAAGCACTTGACACCAAAAGAGGAAATGCAATAATTAAGGCCTGTGATCAAGTCCTGTCAGGAAAATATCTTGATCAGTTTGTTGTAGAGGCAATCAATTCTGGTGCAGGAACAGCATTCAACATGAATACGAATGAGGTAATAGCAAACATTGCACTCGAAGTGATTGGAGAGCAGAAAGGAGATTACAAAGTCATACATCCAAATGATCATGTAAACATGTCACAGTCAAGCAACGATACATTTCCAACTGCAATGCATGTCGCAATTTTATTTAATGTAAACCAAGTAATACCAGCAATTGACGAGCTTGTAAAGACGTTAACAAAAAAAGCAAAAGAATTTTCAAGTTATCAAAAAATTGGAAGGACCCATTTGATGGATGCACTTCCTGTAACTCTTGGAAGTGAATTTGCAGCATATGCTACAGCAATTGCAAAGGCTCGTGATGCAATCTTTGAATCAAAAAAAGATCTAGAACATGTCGCGCTTGGAGGAACCGCAGTAGGCTCCGGTGCAAACACGCCAAAGGGATACAGATTATTTGCAATAGCAGAGCTTGGTAAGATATCAAAACTTCCACTCAAACCAGAACAAGACATGCAATTTGGACTTGAGAGCAGATTTGCAATTGCAAGAGTTTCATCTACCCTGAGAAATCTGGCCCTAGAACTTGGAAGAATATCAAATGATATTAGACTAATGGCGTCAGGACCTGTAGCAGGTCTATCTGAGATTGGAATTCCTGCAGTACATGCAGGATCTTCAATCATGCCAGGCAAGGTAAACCCATCTCTTGCAGAATGTATGAACATGGTATGTTTTGACATAATTGGAAAGGATTCCACTGTTGCACTTGCAGCACAAGCAGGTCAGTTTGAACTCAATGTGATGCTTCCTGTAATGCTAAAATCAGTCCTTGATTCCATGGACATGTTAAGAAACTTTGTTCCAATATTTTCAAGGAATTTAATCGATGGACTAACTGCAAACAAGACAAAGCTTAGCCAATACATAGAAAACAGTCCAGTCATAGTAACTCTTCTCACTCCAAAGATTGGATATCAAGTTTCTGCAGATTTATTCAAGGAATCTCTCAAGACAGGAAAGACCATCAGGCAATTAGTGATCTCAAAGGGATTGTTGACTGAAAAAGAAGTAAAGGCCCTACTCAGATAA
- a CDS encoding homocysteine S-methyltransferase family protein yields MKDKVVLLDGAMGTEIQKLNPKPDDFPDGKDGFNDGLSFTRPEWIKKIHRSYLQSGADCIETNTFGSNKLKLDEYGYGNQTLDFNKKIAQLAVDVAQEFSDKPRYVIGSMGPTGFLPSSNDPSLGQIKLDEIRDAFEIQAEGLILGGVDALLIETSQDILEVKLAIEACHNAFKKTGKRIPIIANVTLDKYGKMLLGTNIQSAYTTVSEMGIDAFGLNCSTGPTEMIPSVQWLNEQNSLPLLVVPNAGMPENQGGRAVYKMEPKDMASVMADFLDQYHNVRMIGGCCGTNVDHISLLRKVIDEKATENNR; encoded by the coding sequence ATGAAAGATAAAGTTGTTCTCCTTGATGGTGCAATGGGTACTGAGATCCAAAAACTAAATCCTAAACCTGATGACTTTCCGGATGGTAAGGATGGATTCAATGATGGACTCTCGTTTACAAGACCTGAATGGATAAAAAAGATCCACCGTTCATACCTACAATCTGGAGCAGACTGTATTGAGACCAATACGTTTGGTTCAAACAAGCTAAAGCTAGATGAGTATGGATATGGAAACCAGACATTAGATTTTAACAAAAAAATAGCACAACTTGCTGTTGATGTGGCACAAGAATTTAGCGATAAACCACGATATGTGATCGGTTCAATGGGACCAACAGGTTTTCTTCCAAGCTCAAACGATCCATCTCTTGGACAAATAAAACTTGATGAGATTCGAGATGCATTTGAAATTCAGGCCGAGGGTCTTATTCTTGGAGGGGTAGATGCCTTGTTGATTGAAACAAGCCAAGATATCCTGGAGGTAAAGCTTGCAATTGAGGCATGTCATAACGCATTTAAAAAAACTGGCAAGAGGATTCCTATAATTGCAAATGTAACATTAGACAAGTATGGAAAAATGCTTCTTGGCACAAACATCCAATCTGCCTATACTACAGTGTCTGAAATGGGAATTGATGCGTTTGGACTTAACTGCTCTACTGGTCCTACTGAAATGATTCCAAGTGTGCAATGGTTAAACGAGCAAAATTCTTTGCCATTGCTTGTTGTACCAAATGCTGGAATGCCTGAAAATCAGGGGGGCCGGGCAGTCTACAAGATGGAGCCAAAAGATATGGCAAGCGTAATGGCCGATTTTTTGGATCAATACCACAATGTGAGAATGATTGGAGGATGCTGCGGTACAAATGTTGACCATATTTCACTTCTACGTAAAGTAATTGACGAAAAGGCCACGGAGAATAACCGCTAG
- a CDS encoding 5,10-methenyltetrahydrofolate synthetase, with protein sequence MTIIYEINPPKVIQDTILSHDQLSESVERLKERATKIGQTSDGIHLTDSVLGIPRVSPITAGFFIRNSNSKIRITASIRVRDRNLTSITQTICDAILLNLNGVLVLKGDTPPSGPKDSGLVPSDIVKQFNEQGFGKRIDMFLSISSNPDFEKMHKKIEAQPKGFVTQVISSINQVTRMVDILKPQGFKIIPCVLLSSEKNKKSAQMLNLDWSEYSKDVVGFVKQIDRIAGNVLISSPNDFAGALDLLYRLR encoded by the coding sequence ATGACCATAATTTATGAAATTAATCCCCCAAAAGTTATTCAAGACACCATATTGTCTCATGACCAGCTCTCAGAATCTGTTGAAAGACTAAAGGAGAGAGCTACCAAGATTGGTCAGACAAGTGATGGAATTCATCTAACGGATTCAGTCCTCGGAATTCCAAGGGTTTCACCAATTACAGCTGGATTTTTCATACGAAACTCTAACAGCAAGATACGAATCACTGCAAGCATACGTGTTCGTGATAGAAATCTTACCTCAATTACGCAGACAATATGTGATGCCATCCTATTGAACCTAAACGGAGTTCTGGTTCTCAAGGGAGATACCCCGCCATCAGGCCCAAAAGATTCAGGACTAGTTCCAAGTGACATAGTAAAACAGTTTAACGAACAAGGTTTTGGAAAAAGAATTGATATGTTTCTTTCTATCTCAAGTAATCCGGATTTTGAAAAGATGCACAAAAAAATAGAAGCCCAACCAAAGGGATTCGTCACCCAAGTCATAAGTTCCATCAATCAGGTCACTAGAATGGTTGACATACTAAAACCTCAAGGATTCAAGATAATTCCATGTGTGTTGTTATCATCTGAGAAAAACAAGAAATCCGCGCAAATGCTAAATCTTGACTGGTCAGAATACAGCAAGGATGTTGTAGGATTTGTCAAGCAGATAGACAGAATTGCAGGGAACGTACTAATTAGCTCTCCAAACGACTTTGCAGGTGCGTTGGATCTCTTATATAGACTAAGATAA
- a CDS encoding peptidase, with amino-acid sequence MQLFAIVSVFTVLIGLGFVATHTASANVWIPDNEFKGFYDINGTYTVIGAVKNTEANAIIPTITINIKDNDKTISEKYILSTVNSQKDIPFNIKIFQVEGKNATLEKPQVSFVTTDHNFKDIEIIYDKTLRKHFDGHETGFIVNNDTSTAYGVRVYAAIYGKDGKFLDVGKSVETIDKIDPGQKIAFSMYPDPQHASMISYYSCFVVGDDPTMPVSVLKDGKPYNFTYLTSGSVTDTKFDDSTHSITATVRYPFPDTGFVNFMFPEETGGEKFSVLSNGKPVKFVQSKDPDGYWHVALSLPPRSTSYLAISGFDKSGSLLPTDDSRNYLLVIIPIVAAAISITIWKKKKD; translated from the coding sequence ATGCAATTGTTTGCCATAGTGTCTGTATTTACAGTACTGATCGGCTTAGGATTTGTTGCTACTCATACTGCATCAGCCAATGTATGGATCCCAGATAATGAATTCAAGGGATTTTACGATATAAATGGAACTTATACAGTAATTGGTGCAGTAAAAAATACTGAAGCCAATGCGATAATTCCGACAATCACAATCAACATAAAAGATAATGACAAGACCATATCAGAAAAATATATTTTATCAACTGTGAATTCTCAAAAAGATATTCCATTTAATATCAAGATATTTCAAGTTGAAGGAAAAAATGCAACTTTAGAAAAACCTCAGGTTAGTTTTGTTACGACAGATCACAATTTTAAAGATATTGAAATAATTTATGACAAGACATTAAGAAAACACTTTGATGGTCATGAGACAGGTTTTATTGTAAATAATGACACTTCTACTGCGTACGGAGTAAGAGTATATGCTGCAATATATGGAAAAGATGGCAAGTTTTTGGATGTCGGCAAAAGTGTTGAGACAATTGACAAGATAGACCCAGGACAAAAGATTGCATTTTCCATGTACCCAGATCCCCAACATGCATCAATGATAAGTTACTATAGCTGCTTTGTAGTTGGAGATGATCCGACAATGCCCGTATCTGTTCTCAAAGACGGCAAACCATACAATTTCACATATTTGACTTCAGGTTCAGTTACAGATACTAAATTTGACGATTCTACACACAGCATAACCGCAACTGTAAGGTATCCATTTCCAGATACAGGATTTGTGAATTTTATGTTTCCAGAAGAGACAGGTGGAGAAAAATTTTCAGTGTTATCAAATGGCAAACCAGTGAAATTTGTGCAGAGTAAGGATCCAGACGGATATTGGCATGTGGCATTGTCACTCCCCCCAAGATCTACATCATATCTTGCAATTTCAGGATTTGACAAATCTGGATCATTACTACCCACAGACGACTCTAGAAATTATCTTTTGGTAATAATACCGATTGTAGCTGCTGCAATTAGTATAACGATTTGGAAGAAGAAAAAAGACTAG
- a CDS encoding FtsZ/tubulin family protein codes for MEFQLKDPVLIIGLGGAGCKLAVNIKEKLGHDCLLISHDERDLNHDVSKILIDTSPILNPSAYLIRGVSLGARDSIEEKIKAYSTVMVIANLAGKSGAALAPIVSQISKESGKSTLSFGIMPFKFEKDRIFFSGVSLKRLKTNSDCTVIIDNDALLESNPDLTPDACNGITNSALVHVISTLKNSSLPLETSILSTSKDISDVETSLRDSIKMLYEDASPNNIKSALMYVVGGNKVPVGVLNSMVNTISGIFGDDSTRVSMSVTAGESSKVVLLTSIEGETRFDRYDPLGFISKDNVLDWDEPDASVKIDLNLDQIE; via the coding sequence ATGGAATTTCAGTTGAAAGATCCAGTTTTAATCATAGGTTTAGGAGGTGCAGGGTGCAAGCTGGCTGTTAACATCAAGGAGAAATTAGGTCACGACTGCCTCCTGATAAGTCATGACGAAAGAGATCTCAACCATGATGTCTCAAAGATTTTGATCGATACTAGCCCTATTTTGAATCCGTCAGCATATCTCATAAGAGGTGTGTCATTAGGTGCAAGAGATTCTATTGAAGAAAAAATTAAGGCATATTCAACAGTAATGGTCATTGCAAACCTAGCAGGAAAATCAGGTGCCGCACTTGCTCCCATAGTATCCCAGATTAGCAAAGAATCAGGAAAGAGTACACTCTCCTTTGGAATCATGCCATTCAAGTTTGAAAAAGACAGGATATTCTTTTCAGGGGTTTCTTTGAAGAGGTTGAAGACAAATTCAGATTGCACAGTAATAATAGATAATGACGCATTACTTGAGAGTAACCCAGATCTCACTCCAGATGCATGCAATGGAATCACAAATTCTGCCTTGGTACATGTAATATCCACCCTAAAGAATTCATCATTACCACTTGAAACAAGTATACTTTCAACTAGCAAGGACATTTCAGATGTAGAGACTTCACTTAGAGATTCCATCAAGATGTTATATGAAGACGCATCACCAAACAACATCAAAAGCGCATTAATGTATGTAGTAGGCGGAAACAAAGTTCCAGTCGGAGTTTTGAACTCAATGGTAAATACAATAAGCGGAATTTTCGGAGATGATAGTACAAGAGTAAGCATGTCAGTCACAGCTGGAGAAAGTTCCAAAGTTGTCCTGCTCACTTCAATTGAAGGTGAGACACGTTTTGACAGATATGACCCACTTGGCTTCATATCAAAAGACAATGTACTTGATTGGGATGAGCCTGACGCAAGTGTGAAAATTGATCTTAATTTAGATCAAATAGAATAA
- a CDS encoding 50S ribosomal protein L31e: protein MSTESIERIYTINLGKVLLSPNNQRAKRAINMIREFATKHMKSENVKIEEEISHLVWARGIRHPPRKIRVKITKDDGTVIVSKYQEENKTEETSKKSDKKSDSKKKKDKKSGNKSKKEEKKPEEKQKKTEEKQKLEEKKPEEKSKLEEKKPEEKSKLEEKKPEEKQKKTEVEPKQEEKKTEPKAEKKSKKE, encoded by the coding sequence ATGTCTACTGAATCCATAGAACGAATTTACACTATTAATCTCGGCAAAGTACTCTTGTCTCCAAATAATCAAAGGGCAAAGAGGGCAATCAATATGATAAGAGAGTTTGCCACCAAACATATGAAATCTGAAAATGTAAAGATTGAGGAAGAAATCAGTCACTTGGTTTGGGCACGAGGAATCCGACACCCACCAAGAAAAATTCGTGTGAAGATTACAAAAGATGATGGTACCGTTATTGTCTCAAAATATCAAGAAGAAAATAAGACAGAAGAAACCTCAAAAAAATCAGACAAAAAATCTGATAGTAAAAAGAAAAAAGACAAGAAATCTGGTAACAAGTCAAAGAAAGAGGAAAAGAAACCAGAAGAGAAACAAAAAAAGACTGAAGAGAAACAAAAACTAGAGGAAAAGAAACCAGAAGAGAAATCAAAACTAGAGGAAAAGAAACCAGAAGAGAAATCAAAACTAGAGGAAAAGAAACCAGAAGAGAAACAAAAAAAGACTGAAGTGGAACCAAAGCAGGAAGAAAAGAAAACTGAACCCAAGGCAGAAAAAAAGTCAAAGAAAGAGTAG
- a CDS encoding NUDIX hydrolase has product MAEPQDNSTSKLAAVMIIVFGNEPTVLMTERSKTMNHHAGEISFPGGTWEPRDGDLLGTAIRETREELGLEISKSMIIGQLKPVTTLNSGFKIVPFITMLDELPKILTSSEIASVLRIPLFPLLKTIENDKDPLHHSIMEMYAFKFDNHLIWGASARMLKQIHDKILF; this is encoded by the coding sequence ATGGCAGAACCACAAGATAATTCTACAAGCAAACTTGCAGCAGTCATGATAATTGTCTTTGGAAATGAACCTACAGTATTGATGACTGAGAGATCTAAAACAATGAATCATCATGCAGGCGAAATATCTTTTCCTGGCGGAACTTGGGAGCCACGGGATGGTGATTTGCTTGGAACTGCAATCCGGGAGACGAGGGAGGAATTGGGACTGGAAATTTCAAAATCGATGATAATTGGACAACTCAAGCCCGTAACAACTCTGAACTCAGGCTTTAAGATAGTTCCATTTATTACGATGTTGGATGAGTTGCCAAAAATTTTGACAAGTTCTGAAATTGCTTCAGTTCTTAGAATACCGCTGTTTCCACTTTTGAAAACAATTGAAAATGACAAGGATCCATTACATCATTCAATCATGGAAATGTATGCTTTCAAGTTTGATAATCACTTGATATGGGGTGCATCTGCAAGAATGCTAAAACAAATTCATGACAAGATATTATTCTAA
- a CDS encoding tRNA (N(6)-L-threonylcarbamoyladenosine(37)-C(2))-methylthiotransferase: MAKIWVEAYGCSASFADSEMISGLVVNGGHTLAENQKDSDLSVIVTCSVKDVTAHKMVHRIKKLKSNPLVVAGCLPKAEQTTVEKFSPKASLLGPNSLGRTLDVITSTLNGVRKVELADTDINKVGLPKVRLNPAVGIIEIASGCMSECTFCQTKISKGDLTSYRVGDIVRQVQHEIQDGCSEVWLTSTDNGCYGFDIGSNLPELIQSVSGVEHEFMVRVGMMNPMYLPRIREKLLESFVNDKVFKFLHIPVQSGSDKVLRDMKRQHTSKIFYDTSHAFRKRFDRFTIATDIIVGFPTETREDFAKTVDLIKETKPDVVNLSRYSARSGTKASKMEQIDVSEVKRRSKILFDITKEISQQRNEEWIGWKGKVLFDEVSDGITKGRNFAYKQVIIDNKVRLGQRATVKIDGAAPNGLYGTIVS, encoded by the coding sequence ATGGCAAAAATCTGGGTAGAGGCATATGGTTGTTCTGCAAGTTTTGCAGATTCAGAAATGATATCAGGTCTAGTTGTAAACGGAGGACATACCCTTGCAGAAAACCAGAAAGATTCTGATCTTAGTGTGATAGTTACTTGTTCTGTAAAGGATGTAACTGCACACAAGATGGTGCATAGGATAAAAAAACTAAAATCGAATCCACTTGTTGTTGCAGGTTGTCTTCCTAAGGCAGAACAGACAACTGTAGAAAAGTTCAGTCCAAAAGCAAGCTTGCTTGGACCAAATTCCCTTGGAAGGACTTTGGATGTCATCACTTCCACATTAAACGGAGTGCGAAAGGTAGAGCTTGCAGATACAGATATCAACAAGGTTGGACTTCCAAAGGTCAGACTAAATCCAGCAGTAGGGATTATTGAAATAGCAAGCGGGTGCATGAGCGAGTGCACATTTTGCCAGACAAAGATATCCAAGGGAGACTTGACAAGCTATCGAGTCGGAGACATTGTAAGACAGGTACAGCATGAAATCCAAGATGGTTGTTCAGAGGTCTGGCTTACCTCAACTGATAACGGCTGTTATGGATTTGACATTGGTTCCAATCTACCTGAATTGATACAAAGTGTTTCAGGAGTAGAACATGAATTCATGGTACGTGTAGGAATGATGAATCCCATGTATCTCCCACGCATCAGAGAGAAACTCTTGGAGAGTTTTGTAAATGACAAAGTTTTCAAGTTTCTCCACATTCCAGTCCAGAGCGGCAGTGACAAGGTCCTCAGAGACATGAAAAGGCAACATACTTCAAAGATATTTTATGATACAAGTCATGCATTTAGGAAACGATTTGACAGATTTACCATTGCCACAGACATCATAGTAGGCTTTCCTACAGAGACTAGGGAAGATTTTGCCAAAACTGTTGATCTGATAAAGGAGACAAAGCCAGATGTCGTAAACCTCTCAAGATATAGTGCAAGGTCTGGCACCAAGGCCTCCAAAATGGAGCAAATAGACGTGTCAGAGGTCAAGCGAAGAAGTAAGATATTATTTGACATTACAAAAGAGATCTCACAGCAGAGAAATGAAGAATGGATAGGTTGGAAGGGAAAAGTTCTCTTCGATGAGGTGTCAGACGGAATAACAAAGGGAAGAAATTTTGCATACAAACAGGTAATTATAGACAACAAGGTCAGACTTGGACAAAGGGCCACGGTAAAGATCGATGGGGCTGCACCAAATGGTCTGTATGGCACCATAGTGAGCTAA